A window from Pedosphaera parvula Ellin514 encodes these proteins:
- a CDS encoding Calx-beta domain-containing protein has product MEKGTKGFLGYSLRTRPRVVIASGIAIAMAGVAVFTAKHSTDQTLKASLSPANLSSIKASQVSPGKATVVAEKQEQASVTTPATTVDSPFQRFAVWAERYKQSDAQTRATLINEGIKLGELRREALKALIQTDPKTALAQALTDADRQNLPAAVSTLLETQVSGIGNYYLDCLTPRPGQPEAPEQLRRSVTLNGTNFFAYVYGPMMQQPSLEKTAIEGVSLDDQLALRDTSSYGGKAWGGAAVGSSELSGRPDMAWTHGPKKVLMIRVDFSDLPGEPIVAGFTNAITPDEVTSLFNSPDGIRNYFAQTSYSNTDLLISASDVSPVYRLPHTAAYYSQGNGYTDYSGQIRDDALAIAGTNYDLGQYDRLGVVCSDLSKLPGSRMTYAGVANIYSKNFLINGYWYVSVVAHEIGHTYGVFHANWWKPANHTTIGTETDLLADFYNGAIGFISQEYGDQYDLMGSGIDIHHHFNPWFKNILGWIPDNSVRTVTSPGTYRVYRFDDPGANYLSNTMALKISRDILRDYWIGYRRQVTNGVNLANGAYIEFGYQLNRNSDLLVCNNPGVNEFNAALEVGQSLIDTNAGVTITTVAQGGTAPNEYLDIQVALQPRLTFSNKFVFFETTTNAATVTVYRLGGASGVTTATYASVDGTAISGTNYIGDSGTLTWADGDTTPRVLTFPMFQYPASLGETRFTVILTNIVNGVLINPGTITVSLRPPGNCDNNYLADVMDGLGGGGISSLEVQPDGTMLVGGLFTSIGRGKGEISPAVGHFGRLLADGSRDYTFDSGIGATEPFSGVETIRRQPNGKILLGGSFHNLNNLVPAMPNLARVNANGSLDTTFHPPSFDGPVHRLVVQPDGRIVVAGGFRNVGGQACLGVCRLFPDGSVDFRYNGNYYMGTDINDVVLDNYGSANEVRILFVGGLQTKINPRQWMQAIRLHADGTEDNSFRLVTSDDVNTIPHSLAVQPDGKVLVGGQTFFRVNGNGSPDPTFNTSFTGNGLVRILSILVQPDGKVVVGGIFSTVNAVTNNNLIRLTSTGALDPTWDNGTGSANGANQYISALALRPDGRLVAASPSMGNIRGPGALEGAFLGTIYGVTSQALFSGITNLYGVGTFTASNAAVGPGGTAAFTVQRVNGSSGAVQLDYSTQDGTAIRGTDYVATQGTLGWADGDTTPRTVVVTCNSTAIPGRTFNLNLALPRAGIQLGLINQATVTVQYNYAAWAAQNFTAQQLTNAIISGITATPAGDGVANLLKYALGLSPFTPSATNVPIVTIKNDRLQMVFNRNPLAMDLTYEVQASSDIGTGIWSPLARSIGGGPTANISAFSVFELPNGSFLNVTVQDTNKVSTTAARYFRLKVTK; this is encoded by the coding sequence ATGGAAAAAGGGACTAAGGGTTTTCTGGGTTACAGCCTGCGCACTCGGCCACGGGTAGTAATTGCCTCAGGCATTGCAATTGCAATGGCAGGTGTGGCTGTTTTCACGGCGAAGCACAGCACTGATCAAACACTAAAAGCCTCCCTCAGTCCTGCAAACTTATCTTCCATAAAGGCATCTCAGGTTTCACCCGGCAAAGCAACGGTTGTGGCAGAGAAGCAAGAACAGGCTTCAGTCACCACTCCAGCAACGACGGTGGATTCCCCATTCCAACGATTTGCCGTTTGGGCTGAACGTTACAAGCAAAGCGATGCACAGACTCGGGCAACACTCATTAACGAAGGCATCAAACTCGGAGAGTTACGCCGCGAAGCGTTGAAGGCGCTGATTCAAACCGATCCCAAGACCGCTCTTGCCCAGGCTCTGACTGATGCCGATCGACAGAATCTGCCCGCAGCGGTGAGCACACTGCTGGAAACTCAGGTGAGCGGCATCGGAAATTACTACTTGGATTGTCTGACCCCTCGCCCCGGGCAACCTGAGGCGCCCGAGCAGTTGAGGCGCAGCGTGACGCTCAACGGCACAAATTTTTTCGCTTATGTTTACGGGCCAATGATGCAACAACCCTCTCTTGAAAAAACCGCGATCGAAGGCGTGTCGCTCGATGATCAACTCGCTCTGCGGGATACATCCAGTTATGGCGGAAAGGCGTGGGGCGGTGCCGCTGTGGGGAGTTCGGAGTTAAGCGGCCGTCCGGACATGGCCTGGACCCATGGCCCCAAAAAGGTGTTGATGATCCGTGTTGATTTCAGCGATTTGCCGGGTGAACCCATCGTCGCTGGCTTCACCAATGCCATCACTCCCGACGAGGTTACGAGCCTGTTCAATTCTCCCGATGGCATCCGGAATTATTTTGCCCAAACCTCCTATAGCAACACCGACCTCCTCATCAGTGCCTCCGACGTGAGCCCGGTTTACCGCTTGCCCCATACAGCCGCCTACTATTCGCAGGGCAACGGCTATACGGATTATTCGGGGCAGATCCGCGACGATGCCCTGGCCATTGCCGGGACGAACTACGACCTGGGCCAGTATGATCGCCTTGGGGTTGTCTGCTCCGACCTGAGCAAGCTCCCCGGTTCGCGGATGACTTATGCCGGCGTCGCGAACATCTACAGCAAAAACTTTCTGATCAACGGCTATTGGTATGTCTCCGTCGTGGCTCATGAAATCGGTCACACCTACGGCGTCTTTCACGCCAACTGGTGGAAACCAGCCAACCATACCACCATCGGGACAGAAACCGACCTCCTCGCCGATTTTTACAACGGCGCCATCGGCTTCATCAGCCAGGAGTATGGGGATCAGTATGACCTCATGGGCTCGGGCATTGACATCCACCACCATTTCAATCCCTGGTTCAAAAACATTCTCGGCTGGATCCCGGACAACTCGGTGCGGACGGTGACCAGTCCAGGCACGTATCGGGTCTATCGCTTTGACGACCCGGGCGCAAATTATCTCAGCAACACTATGGCGTTAAAAATCAGCCGGGACATCCTTCGCGATTATTGGATCGGTTACCGGCGTCAGGTCACAAATGGTGTCAACCTTGCCAACGGCGCTTATATTGAATTCGGCTACCAACTCAACCGCAATAGCGACCTGCTGGTGTGCAACAACCCCGGCGTCAACGAATTTAACGCCGCCCTTGAGGTCGGTCAGTCCTTGATCGACACCAACGCGGGTGTCACCATTACCACCGTGGCGCAGGGCGGCACGGCGCCCAACGAGTATCTCGACATCCAGGTGGCCCTCCAACCGCGCCTGACGTTCTCGAACAAGTTCGTCTTCTTTGAAACCACCACCAATGCGGCCACGGTGACGGTCTATCGCCTCGGCGGCGCCAGCGGCGTGACCACCGCCACCTACGCTTCCGTGGATGGCACAGCCATCTCCGGCACGAACTACATCGGCGACTCCGGGACGTTGACCTGGGCCGATGGCGACACCACTCCCCGCGTCCTCACGTTCCCGATGTTCCAATACCCCGCGAGCCTGGGCGAAACGCGCTTCACCGTCATCCTCACAAACATTGTAAACGGGGTGCTCATCAACCCCGGCACCATTACTGTTTCCCTACGTCCTCCGGGTAACTGCGATAACAATTACCTGGCCGACGTCATGGACGGCCTCGGCGGCGGTGGTATATCGTCGCTTGAGGTGCAACCTGACGGCACCATGTTGGTCGGGGGCCTTTTCACCAGCATTGGGCGCGGGAAGGGCGAGATCAGCCCGGCGGTGGGCCACTTCGGGCGCTTGCTCGCCGACGGCAGCCGGGATTACACATTTGACAGCGGCATTGGTGCCACGGAACCATTTTCGGGTGTCGAAACGATCCGCCGACAACCCAACGGCAAGATTCTCCTCGGCGGAAGTTTCCACAACCTCAACAATCTTGTCCCCGCCATGCCCAACCTGGCGCGCGTGAACGCAAATGGCTCATTGGATACCACGTTTCATCCCCCCAGTTTTGACGGCCCGGTTCATCGCCTAGTGGTGCAACCGGATGGCCGGATCGTGGTGGCGGGCGGGTTCAGAAACGTGGGCGGCCAGGCCTGCCTGGGCGTCTGCCGCTTGTTTCCCGATGGGTCGGTGGATTTTCGATACAACGGCAACTACTACATGGGTACGGACATCAACGACGTTGTCCTGGACAACTACGGTTCCGCCAATGAAGTCCGGATTCTGTTCGTCGGCGGGCTCCAAACGAAAATTAATCCGCGCCAGTGGATGCAGGCCATCCGCCTCCATGCCGATGGTACCGAGGATAATTCCTTCCGTCTCGTGACTTCGGACGACGTTAACACCATCCCCCACAGCCTCGCAGTGCAACCAGACGGTAAAGTCCTCGTGGGAGGGCAAACATTTTTTCGGGTGAATGGGAATGGCTCCCCGGATCCCACCTTCAATACATCGTTCACCGGAAACGGGCTGGTGAGAATCTTGTCAATCCTCGTTCAGCCAGATGGCAAGGTGGTGGTGGGTGGAATCTTCTCCACGGTCAACGCGGTGACGAACAACAATCTCATCCGGTTGACCAGCACCGGCGCGCTCGATCCAACCTGGGACAATGGCACCGGTTCGGCCAACGGCGCTAATCAATACATTTCTGCGCTGGCGCTGCGCCCGGACGGGCGGCTGGTGGCCGCCTCTCCCAGTATGGGCAACATTCGTGGGCCAGGGGCGCTGGAAGGCGCCTTCCTGGGAACCATCTATGGTGTCACCTCCCAAGCGCTCTTTAGCGGAATCACCAATCTCTACGGGGTGGGCACATTCACCGCCTCCAATGCTGCGGTCGGACCAGGCGGCACGGCTGCCTTCACCGTGCAACGCGTGAACGGGAGTTCCGGCGCAGTTCAATTGGATTACAGCACCCAGGACGGCACAGCGATTCGTGGCACCGATTATGTAGCCACCCAGGGCACGCTGGGCTGGGCGGATGGCGACACCACGCCTCGGACGGTGGTGGTGACCTGTAATTCAACCGCCATCCCTGGACGCACCTTCAATTTGAACCTCGCGCTCCCCCGAGCCGGCATCCAGTTGGGCCTGATAAATCAAGCCACCGTCACGGTCCAATACAATTATGCCGCCTGGGCCGCGCAGAATTTTACCGCCCAACAGCTCACGAATGCGATTATCAGTGGCATTACCGCAACACCTGCCGGCGATGGTGTGGCCAACCTGTTAAAGTACGCGCTTGGACTGTCTCCCTTCACTCCCTCGGCAACCAACGTGCCGATTGTGACTATCAAAAACGATCGCCTGCAAATGGTATTTAACCGCAATCCGCTGGCAATGGACCTTACCTACGAGGTCCAGGCCAGTTCGGATATTGGCACGGGGATATGGAGTCCGTTGGCGCGCAGTATCGGCGGTGGCCCGACGGCGAACATCAGTGCCTTCTCAGTTTTCGAGCTCCCGAACGGGTCATTTCTTAATGTGACCGTTCAAGATACGAATAAAGTGAGCACCACGGCGGCACGGTACTTTCGCTTGAAAGTTACGAAATGA
- a CDS encoding peptide chain release factor 3, with the protein MDIKIEIAKRRTFAIISHPDAGKTTLTEKLLLYGGAVQLAGSVTARKNQRASTSDWMELERKRGISISSTVLQFDYDGYRINLLDTPGHKDFSEDTYRVLTAVDAVVMVIDAGKGIESQTRKLFEVCRQRGVPIFTFMNKCDRPTLEPLALLDELERVLGIGAFPVNWPIGNGADFKGVFDRHSHEVHLFERTVGGQFRAPVSIGNLSDPVIRERLDEQTYLKVTEELDMLQMAGESFDEQAVLAGKTTPVFFGSAANNFGVKLMLDGFLKHSSAPKPHTVDCGIVTPEQPEFSGFIFKIQANMDPRHRDRIAFLRVCSGKFERDMTVIHSRTGKKVRLSSSHKLFANERETVDEAYPGDIIGLVGHSDFGIGDTLTTDTKIVYREIPRFTPESFSFLHNPNTAKYKQFRQGLDQLLQEGVIQILHLKDSAAKIPLLAAVGPLQFEVAQYRLESEYGAESRLELAPWTVMRWLPAELKEEELDALQLPTGSKLAFDSDNNPVVLFSNDWSANYFTQTNTKAPLSNLPPGSLLAAA; encoded by the coding sequence GTGGATATAAAAATTGAAATAGCGAAGAGACGAACGTTTGCCATCATCTCTCACCCGGATGCGGGCAAGACGACGTTGACTGAGAAATTGCTGCTGTATGGCGGCGCGGTGCAATTGGCGGGGTCGGTGACAGCGCGCAAGAATCAGCGGGCTTCTACGTCGGACTGGATGGAACTGGAACGCAAGCGCGGCATTTCCATCAGCTCGACCGTGCTGCAATTCGATTATGACGGTTATCGCATCAACCTGCTCGATACGCCGGGTCACAAGGATTTTTCCGAGGACACATATCGCGTGCTCACAGCGGTCGACGCGGTGGTGATGGTGATTGACGCGGGTAAAGGTATCGAGAGCCAGACGCGGAAGCTGTTTGAAGTTTGTCGCCAGCGGGGAGTGCCGATCTTCACGTTCATGAACAAGTGCGACCGTCCGACGTTGGAACCGCTGGCATTACTGGATGAATTGGAACGGGTGTTGGGCATCGGGGCGTTTCCCGTGAACTGGCCGATTGGCAATGGAGCCGATTTCAAGGGAGTGTTTGACCGGCATTCGCACGAGGTGCATTTGTTCGAGCGCACGGTGGGTGGACAATTTCGCGCGCCGGTTTCCATTGGCAATCTTTCTGACCCGGTGATTCGCGAGCGGTTAGATGAACAGACTTATCTAAAGGTCACCGAAGAACTCGACATGTTACAAATGGCGGGTGAATCGTTTGATGAGCAGGCTGTGTTGGCCGGCAAGACGACGCCAGTATTCTTCGGCAGTGCGGCGAATAACTTTGGAGTGAAGTTGATGCTGGATGGTTTTCTCAAGCATTCCTCGGCTCCCAAACCGCACACGGTGGATTGTGGCATCGTCACACCCGAGCAACCGGAATTCTCGGGATTTATTTTCAAGATTCAGGCCAACATGGACCCGCGGCATCGGGATCGCATTGCGTTCCTGCGTGTTTGCTCGGGCAAATTTGAGCGTGACATGACAGTGATTCATTCGCGTACGGGGAAGAAGGTGCGGTTGTCGAGTTCGCACAAGCTATTTGCGAACGAACGCGAGACGGTGGATGAAGCGTATCCGGGAGACATCATTGGATTGGTGGGGCATTCTGATTTCGGCATCGGCGATACCTTGACGACGGATACGAAGATTGTGTATCGCGAGATCCCCAGGTTCACCCCGGAGAGTTTTTCGTTTCTACACAATCCGAACACGGCGAAGTATAAACAATTTCGCCAGGGTCTGGATCAGTTGCTGCAGGAAGGTGTCATTCAGATTTTGCATCTAAAGGATTCGGCGGCGAAGATTCCCCTGCTCGCGGCGGTAGGACCGTTGCAGTTCGAAGTCGCGCAGTATCGGTTGGAGAGTGAATATGGCGCGGAGTCGCGTTTGGAACTGGCCCCCTGGACGGTGATGCGATGGCTGCCGGCTGAATTGAAGGAAGAGGAATTGGATGCATTGCAGTTGCCGACCGGTTCCAAGCTGGCCTTCGACAGTGACAATAACCCGGTGGTTTTATTTTCAAATGATTGGTCGGCGAATTATTTTACGCAGACCAATACCAAAGCGCCGTTGTCGAATCTGCCGCCCGGAAGTTTATTGGCAGCAGCATGA